In one window of Thermoleophilia bacterium DNA:
- a CDS encoding toast rack family protein, whose translation MNAKRLALVTALIAGLLLTSLIAGLLLLSGCGTVKIGVTKEYQVDEPLGGAAVTDVQLVMGAGKLSISPGAPGLASGSIHCNVPEWAPEIKRTEGKLAIRQGKRKGLSGWEPQATNEWRLQLGKAPIRLEVEAGAYEGTYDFSGLTLLRLRIKDGAAKTKVMFNAPNPGQMESFVYETGASTVTVVGLANANCRSVKFKVGAGSYTLDFSGQLRSDCRVDVEAGAGTVKISVPATTPARIVVSGSLNLVSTTGPWVVTGGVYSTPVVGTQPQAKLIIIAVKMSVGSLTLVAE comes from the coding sequence ATGAATGCCAAGCGGCTAGCTCTTGTGACTGCGCTAATTGCTGGTCTTCTGTTGACTTCGCTGATTGCCGGTCTCCTGTTGCTGTCTGGCTGCGGCACGGTAAAGATTGGGGTCACCAAGGAGTACCAGGTCGATGAGCCGTTGGGCGGCGCTGCGGTGACAGATGTGCAACTGGTTATGGGCGCGGGCAAACTTAGCATTTCGCCAGGGGCTCCTGGTCTCGCTTCGGGGAGCATTCATTGTAACGTGCCGGAATGGGCACCTGAGATCAAACGAACCGAAGGAAAGCTAGCCATCCGCCAAGGGAAACGTAAGGGACTATCTGGCTGGGAGCCGCAGGCTACCAACGAGTGGCGTTTGCAGCTTGGTAAGGCTCCCATCCGCCTAGAGGTGGAGGCCGGTGCGTACGAGGGTACTTACGACTTTAGCGGCCTTACGCTGCTTCGGCTGCGCATCAAAGACGGGGCTGCCAAGACCAAGGTCATGTTCAATGCCCCCAACCCGGGCCAAATGGAGTCTTTTGTGTACGAGACCGGCGCTTCCACCGTGACAGTGGTTGGTCTTGCCAACGCCAATTGCAGGTCGGTCAAGTTTAAGGTTGGCGCAGGGTCTTATACGCTTGACTTCTCGGGCCAGCTACGAAGTGACTGCCGTGTGGACGTGGAGGCAGGTGCGGGCACTGTAAAAATAAGTGTGCCGGCGACTACCCCTGCTCGTATTGTGGTTTCGGGTTCGCTAAACCTAGTGTCGACCACGGGCCCGTGGGTGGTTACAGGCGGGGTCTATTCAACCCCCGTGGTTGGGACACAACCTCAAGCCAAACTTATCATCATCGCGGTCAAGATGAGCGTAGGCTCCTTGACACTGGTGGCCGAGTGA